A portion of the Sus scrofa isolate TJ Tabasco breed Duroc chromosome 5, Sscrofa11.1, whole genome shotgun sequence genome contains these proteins:
- the LOC110260674 gene encoding olfactory receptor 6C6-like, with product MKNQSMEIEFILLGLTDDPQLQIVTFLFLFINYILNLITNLIILLLTLLDPHLKTPMYFFLQNFSFLEVSFTTVCIPRYLISILTGDKKISYNGCITQLFFFLLLGVTEFYLLAAMSYDRYVAICKPLHYPVIMNSRVCHQLVLSSWVAGFLIIFPPLVLGLQLDFCASKIIDHFLCDSCPMLQLSCTDTHNLELASFVLAVVTLVVTLLLVVLSYTYIIKTILKFPSAHQRTKAFSTCSSHMVVVSITYGGCIFMYMKPSAKERVALTKGVALLNTSIAPLLNPFIYTLRNQQVKDALKDVLQRLCHLQNSEMKCRHR from the coding sequence ATGAAGAATCAATCAATGGAAATAGAATTCATTCTCCTAGGACTGACAGATGATCCACAACTGCAAATTGTGACTTTCCTGTTTCTATTTATCAACTACATCTTGAACCTGATAACAAACTTAATCATCCTTCTTCTCACCCTCCTGGATCCCCATCTCAAGACCCCAAtgtatttcttccttcaaaatttCTCCTTCTTAGAGGTTTCATTCACAACAGTCTGCATTCCACGATACTTGATAAGCATTCTCACTGGAGACAAAAAAATTTCCTACAATGGTTGTATAACacagttgttcttttttcttttattaggaGTTACAGAGTTTTACCTTCTGGcggccatgtcctatgaccgctatgttgcCATCTGCAAACCTCTGCATTACCCAGTCATTATGAACAGCAGAGTGTGCCACCAGCTTGTCCTCAGCTCTTGGGTAGCTGGCTTCCTAATTATATTTCCTCCTTTGGTCTTGGGACTTCAGCTGGATTTCTGTGCTTCCAAAATAATTGATCACTTCCTCTGTGACAGTTGTCCCATGCTACAGCTCTCTTGCACAGATACACATAACCTAGAATTGGCATCTTTTGTCTTAGCTGTGGTGACACTTGTAGTCACTTTGCTGTTAGTGGTCCTCTCCTACACATACATCAtcaaaactattctaaaattccCTTCTGCTCATCAAAGAACaaaggccttttccacctgttCCTCACACATGGTTGTTGTCTCCATTACTTATGGgggttgtatttttatgtatatgaaaCCATCAGCAAAGGAAAGGGTGGCCTTAACTAAAGGTGTAGCACTGCTCAATACCTCCATTGCTCCTTTACTAAACCCCTTCATTTATACCCTAAGGAATCAGCAGGTGAAGGATGCTCTCAAGGATGTGCTTCAAAGGTTGTGTCACTTACAAAACAGTGAGATGAAATGTAGACATCGATAA
- the LOC110260677 gene encoding olfactory receptor 6C74-like, which produces MGNHTRVTVFILAGLTDDPQMKVVLFIFLLLTYLLSITGNLTIITLTLVDPHLKTPMYFFLRNFSFLEISFTSTCIPNFLVMMATGDKTISYSRCAAQVFFVFLLGASEFYLLAAMSYDRYVAICKPLHYTTIMNSKICIQLVLSCWIAGFFTIFVPLLLGLQLDFCDSNIVDHFYCDTTALMQISCSDTHLIETVGFISASVTLVVTLVMVIISYTYIALTILKLPSSNQRKKAFSTCSSHMIVISLSYGSCIFMYAKPSVKQRVSFSKGIAVLNTSVAPLLNPFIYSLRNEQVKKAFMNMTHRAVSFSKK; this is translated from the coding sequence ATGGGAAACCATACAAGAGTGACAGTATTTATTCTGGCAGGTTTGACTGATGACCCACAAATGAAAGTTGTACTATTTATCTTCCTCCTTCTCACCTACTTGCTAAGCATCACTGGCAATTTGACCATCATTACACTCACCCTGGTGGATCCTCACCTCAAgacccccatgtattttttccttcggAACTTTTCCTTCTTAGAAATTTCCTTTACTAGTACATGCATCCCTAATTTCCTGGTTATGATGGCAACTGGGGACAAAACCATTTCCTATAGCAGATGTGCTGCTCAGgtattttttgtcttccttcttgGAGCATCTGAATTTTACTTGCTGGCAGcaatgtcctatgaccgctatgttgcTATCTGTAAGCCCCTGCATTACACAACCATCATGAACAGTAAGATCTGCATTCAGCTTGTCCTCAGTTGTTGGATTGCTGGGTTCTTTACCATCTTTGTACCTCTCCTCTTAGGCCTGCAGCTTGATTTCTGTGACTCCAACATAGTTGATCATTTCTACTGTGACACAACTGCCCTCATGCAGATCTCCTGCTCGGACACACATCTCATTGAGACGGTGGGATTCATATCTGCTTCAGTGACTCTTGTGGTCACGCTGGTAATGGTGATAATATCATATACCTATATTGCATTAACAATTCTAAAACTCCCATCAAgtaatcaaaggaaaaaagcttTCTCAACGTGTTCGTCTCACATGATTGTGATATCCCTTTCttatggcagctgcatcttcatgtatgCTAAGCCTTCAGTCAAACAAAGAGTATCTTTTTCCAAGGGAATCGCAGTGCTCAATACCTCTGTTGCACCACTGTTGAATCCTTTTATCTACAGCTTACGGAACGAACAAGTGAAAAAAGCCTTTATGAATATGACACACAGggctgtttctttttcaaaaaaatga